In Nostoc edaphicum CCNP1411, the sequence GGGGGTTAGGGGGGATCTAAAGTGCCTAAATTTACAGAGAAATACTTTTCAAACATCCTCTAACAAAGCTTCTCCTAACGTCTCCAATTGTTCAATAGACAATCCTTGAACTCGCTCAATAGTAGATGAATCAATTTCACCAATACGCCGATTTAATAGACGTATAATTAAAGTGCAGGGGGTGCTGCACACGCCCCGAATGACCTCTACACACTCATTGGTAGCCATCTCAGCTTTGGCTACCCACGCCCGGAGAGTTAATTTTAAATCGGAATTTGAATCACAAATTCTGTACCTTCTCCCTGTACAGAATTAACCTCTAGAGTGCCGCCATGTTTTTCGACAATAATTTGACGGGCGATCGCTAAATTCTGATTTACAGCATCAAAACTCTAGTAATTGGCTACAAAACCACAAAAAAATGCAGATTTTGTGTATGCTCTGTGACTAAGTGCCTTAGCAATACCTTTCCAGGAGTCAACATGGAACGCGCCATCTCTGCGTTGGGAATCTTAGTTTTTATCGGTATATCCTACGCCTTCTCTATTAATCGTCGTGCGGTGCGTTGGCGCATAGTGGCATGGGGTTTGGGATTGGAGTTTGCATTTGCACTAGTGATTCTTAAAACTCCTTGGGGTTTGACTGCGTTTAAATCTTTGGGAGATGTTGTCAGCCAATTTTTAGCATTTTCTGATGTCGGTGCAAAATTTGTCTTTGGAGAAAATTTTAAAGATCATTTCTTTGCTTTTCAAGTGCTGCCGACAATTATCTTTTTCTCTGCTTTCATCAGCGTCTTGTATTACTACGGCATTTTGCAGATGGTGGTAAAGGTGATGGCGTGGGTAATGATGAAGACGATGAAAACATCGGGTTCTGAATCTTTATCCTGTGCAGGTAACATCTTTTTGGGCCCAACAGAATCAGTGTTGATGGTTAAGCCTTATGTAGCCAATATGACGCAATCAGAACTCCATGCCGTGATGACTGGTGGTTTTGCCACAATTGCCGGTGGAGTACTAGGGGCATATCTTTCCTTTGGCATCCCAACAGAACACCTGATTGCTGCTTTCTTTATGACTGCTCCCATGTCATTGGTGGTATCAAAATTACTTTACCCAGAAACAGAAGTTTCAGAGACGCTTGGTAAAGCAAAAGCAGATGTAGAAACGAATTATGTAAATGTGATTGATGCTGCTACTACTGGAGCAATTGACGGTGTGAAGCTAGCAGTTAACGTTGGGGTGATGATTATCGCCTTTTTGGGATTATTGGCTGCTCTCAATGCACTTTTGGGATGGTTGGGAGCATTTGTAGGCTTACAGCAACTCTCATTACAGTGGATTTTGTCTTTTGTTATGGCTCCCGTGGCATGGCTAATGGGCGTACCTTGGGCTGATTGTCGGCAAGTTGGGGCATTATTAGGTACAAAGACAATTTTGAATGAGTTTATTGCTTTTTTAGATTTGAAGGCACTAATTGAGAGTGGTAAAATCTCCCAACGTGCAGTAACTATTGCGACTTATGCCTTATGTAATTTTGCGAATATTGGTTCAATTGGCATTACCATTGGCGGCATTGCCGGGATTGCACCAAATCGCCAGCATGACTTAGCTCGCATGGGTGTAAGGTCAATGATTGGCGGATTGTTAGCGGGTTTTATCACCGCTTGTGTTGCTGGGATGTTAACTTGATAAAGCTCTACTTACCGAAGAAGAATTCCCTCTAAGCGTACTCCTACGAAGAAGCAAGCTACGCGCAGCGTCTCGTAGAGAAGCCATGCCGTTCGCGTTAGCGTCTCTGAAAGAGAAGGCTTTACGCTACGCTACCGTGGAGAAGAAAAAATTCTTTCCGTAACTGTTACCCCTGACTTCACTGGCTGGGGTATTCTGAATTCTGAATTCTGAATTCTGACTCCTTCTCATTCATCAGTGTATAGTTGTTGGGCGTAAAAACGGGCATACCGTCCTTCCTGAGACAGGAGTGAGGAGTGGGTACCAGCTTCAACCACCTGTCCTTGTTCGATTACGAGAATGCAGTCAGCCCGACGAACACTGCTCAAGCGATGGGCGATAATAAACACGGTACGGTTTTGCATCACTCGTTCTAGTGCTTCTTGAACTAGTGCTTCTGATTCAGAATCGAGGGCAGAGGTGGCTTCATCGAGGATGAGAATTCGAGGATCGTTGGCAACTGCTCTAGCGATCGCTAATCTTTGGCGTTGTCCTCCTGATAGGTTAACTCCCCGCTCTCCCACCCAGGTATGATAACCCTGGGAAAACTGGGTGATAAAGGAGTGAGCATTGGCAATCTTGGCTGCTTCTTGAATCGCTGATATATCTAATTTTTCCTGACCGTAACCGATATTTTCAGCGATCGTTCCCGAAAAAAGAGTAACATCTTGGGGAACAATGCCAATTTGATGGCGCAAGCTGGTAAGTGTGACATCACGGATATCAATATCATCAACCAGAATTTGACCTTTCTGAGGGTCATAAAAGCGAAGTAAAAGGTTAATTAACGTCGATTTACCTGCTCCAGAAGAACCAACCAAGGCAATGACATCACCAGGAGAAGCGTTCAGGCAGAGATCCTTAAGAACTGGCTGATCGGGATTGTAGGCGAAATCGACATGACGATACTCTACCTTGCCCATAACTCTTGGCATTGCCTGAGCATTTGATTTTTCGCTGATACTAGGCTCCTTCGCCATCAGTTCAAAGATGCGTTCAACAGAAGCTTCAGTCTGTTTGTACTCGTTGTAATTGCTAATCATCAGGTCGATTGGCTGAATCAGTAAAGCCACAGCAGCCAAGAAACTGATAAACCCTTGAGCAGTCAGCTGATTCTGAGAAATCTGCCATCCTCCCAATAAAAACAGCAGCATAATACTAACTGCTTCCAAAAAACCAACAACGGGAAACTGAATAGATTTGAGTTGTAGAGCGCGATACTTAGCTTGGCGATTGATTTCTGCTTCTTTATTGAATCGCTTCACCTCATATTCTTGGGCTGCAAAAGCTTGAACGACGCGAATCCCGCTAAATACTTCAGTTAGCATTGCCGACAAATTGGAAACCTGATTTTGGCTCTGGCGAGATAGTACGAGTAATCGCTGACCAAATTGCCCGATCAACCAAGCCATTAAAGGAGCCAAAATCAAACCCGCAAGAGTGAGCGGCCAATTCAGGTAGAGCATGTAAATGGGAATTGCAATTAACTGCAAAAAATTGGAAAGAAACTGATGGGATAACTTGTCTACAATCTCGCCGACGCGATCGATATCTTCTGTCAGACGATAAGTCAAGTCTCCTGTCTGTGTGGTTTCAAAGTAATCTAATCCAAGTTTGTGCAGGTGAGCATAAACCCGCTTACGCAAGTTTAAAACCATGTTCAGGGCAGCAGCGATCATAAAGACATTCTGCCCGTATTGACAAAGCCCTCGAACCAAAAATACCACAGTGGCTAGTCCGAGCCAGTAGGCAATCCGGTTAACATTTCCCTGGCCAAGATAAAAAGCGACCTGACCTGCTAAATAGGGCACTGCTAGGGTGAATAACACAAATCCTAGAATACAAGCCAATCCCCGAATTAACAGCGGCCATTGGGGCCAGAGATAAGGCAACAGTTGCCAGTAACTAGAGCGGACTTTCATAGGTAAGTAAGAATTCAGGAGTTAGGAGTCAGGAGTTAGGAGTCAGAATTCAGAATTCAGAATTCAGAATTGAGGTGCATTACGGCGTTAGCCTACCACACCATGCTACCCAACCAACCGTGCTGACTCCTGAATTCTGACGAAATTTCTACTCAAGTTTCTCCTAGAGAGTTTAGTAGAAAGCGGGCAATTCTCTCAGATGCGCCGGGTGGGCCAAATCGCTCAGGGCCATTTTCTTTGCACTTAGCCAGGTAGTCTGAATCTTGTAAAGTTTCAACTACTCGTTTCGCTGCTTGCTTGAGAATCTCAGGAGTTGCTGGCTTAGTGCCGATGGTTTGGGCAGAAATACCCAACAGCCGCGTTTGCGCTTCTGCAAATTGATAAGTAAATTGCGGGCCTTCTCCGGGAATCTGGATGATCGGTTTGCCGATCGCTACAGCTAAATCCACTGCCAACCCTGCCATGCCAATGACGAGGGTAGAGTAATACAAGATATCACTGAAGGCATCTGAGTAACATCTCACTTCTACAAGCGGTGATTCCTCAGCAGAACTTCCTGGAGGAGAATAGGTGAGTATGCCTTGATTCAGTTGCCAACCTTGACTTTTAGCAATGTCGTCTAATTGTTCCATCAAATTTGGTACCAAGGCGGCGCGAAACTGGAATCCTGACTCAGGCATCACCTTGGCAATTTCTACCACCAGTTGCAACTGCAAACAGAAATTTCGTGCGGCTTCCGGCATCCGCGATCCTGGTAAAAGTGCGATCGCAGGAACGTCCGGTTTCAGGTACAAGTCTTTGCCAACGGGGACGAGGCGATCTAAAGCCGGAATACCACCAAACTGAGCTTTAGCTATACCTTGCCGCTGGAGATCAGAAGCCGTATAGGAATCTCTGGTAAAAACTGTCAGACATCGAGAAGAATTCAGATCGTGCCACAGCAGCGGATTGATACGCAATTGCCCTTCATAGATGGCAGAAAGACAAGAGATAAACGAAACGAAAGGACGCTTTGTTAAGTAAGCAAATGTCTGGGAGACAAAATCCCCAGTAGCCATAATTAAATCGCAGTTGGGAGCATACTGTAACACCGCTTGTAACTGTCGCCACGTTAACCCAATCAATCCCGATTGAAAATCTTTGAGCAAATAGAGGCGCTTCATGTAAAAGAATCCCCCAGAGGGCATCGTTTGTGTGGGCCCAATAATGGGAATGTCCAAGCTGCGGTAAGCTTTTCCTTCCCCCACAATCGGCATTGCCGCCATCTCAATAGAAGGACACAATTGGCGCAAGGTCTGAATAACGTGAGAGGTGTGGTTGTCCTCTCCGTGGCCGTTACTGATAAACAAGATTCGCTTAGAAGGCATCTTGGGGTCTTGGATAGGTCTAAAATGTTTGTTTGGTGAGATTTTTAACCTACATTGGGTGAGTAGGCAAAAAGATTGATAGTATTTTTACTCTTGAGAGTTTGTAATTTTATAGACAAATCTACAAAGTTTCTTTTTCAGATGTAAACCGAAATGGAATTACTGCTAATCCCTGTTTTTGCAGACGCTAATCTATCAGAGAATACAGTATTAAGAGTACAAGCGCTATGGGTAAATTGCGGCTGGTGAAGATGTGAGCGATATTAACGATGATATGCGGCGATCGCTCACCGGAATTGCCAACAGCAAATTCTACCTATCAGAATTATCACCAGAGCAATATTTTTCTGGCAAACATCCGCGTTTTGGCAAAACCAATCCAGAATTGATGCAAATACCTTTTTGGCAGGTGATGATTTATGAAGGTTGTTCTGCTTATAGCGCACAAAAGACTTTTAAAGATACAGGAAATCGGCAATATCTTGAGCAACTGAGGTACACTCAAATCTTTATTTTACAGAGTTAGTTGCTTTGAAAATGTACTTAAACAGTCCGAGAACCACTATATTCAAATTCCAATTTTTTGTAGATACTCAGGTGGCACATGATCCACTAACCAAACACCATTCGCAGAACAATAGAAGATGTAACCCGCCTGATGCATTGCCGCAGTATTTACAGCAAAAACCACTGGTTTTCCATGTCTTGCACCAACAATCTGTGCTGTTTCTA encodes:
- a CDS encoding NupC/NupG family nucleoside CNT transporter, which produces MERAISALGILVFIGISYAFSINRRAVRWRIVAWGLGLEFAFALVILKTPWGLTAFKSLGDVVSQFLAFSDVGAKFVFGENFKDHFFAFQVLPTIIFFSAFISVLYYYGILQMVVKVMAWVMMKTMKTSGSESLSCAGNIFLGPTESVLMVKPYVANMTQSELHAVMTGGFATIAGGVLGAYLSFGIPTEHLIAAFFMTAPMSLVVSKLLYPETEVSETLGKAKADVETNYVNVIDAATTGAIDGVKLAVNVGVMIIAFLGLLAALNALLGWLGAFVGLQQLSLQWILSFVMAPVAWLMGVPWADCRQVGALLGTKTILNEFIAFLDLKALIESGKISQRAVTIATYALCNFANIGSIGITIGGIAGIAPNRQHDLARMGVRSMIGGLLAGFITACVAGMLT
- a CDS encoding ABC transporter ATP-binding protein — encoded protein: MKVRSSYWQLLPYLWPQWPLLIRGLACILGFVLFTLAVPYLAGQVAFYLGQGNVNRIAYWLGLATVVFLVRGLCQYGQNVFMIAAALNMVLNLRKRVYAHLHKLGLDYFETTQTGDLTYRLTEDIDRVGEIVDKLSHQFLSNFLQLIAIPIYMLYLNWPLTLAGLILAPLMAWLIGQFGQRLLVLSRQSQNQVSNLSAMLTEVFSGIRVVQAFAAQEYEVKRFNKEAEINRQAKYRALQLKSIQFPVVGFLEAVSIMLLFLLGGWQISQNQLTAQGFISFLAAVALLIQPIDLMISNYNEYKQTEASVERIFELMAKEPSISEKSNAQAMPRVMGKVEYRHVDFAYNPDQPVLKDLCLNASPGDVIALVGSSGAGKSTLINLLLRFYDPQKGQILVDDIDIRDVTLTSLRHQIGIVPQDVTLFSGTIAENIGYGQEKLDISAIQEAAKIANAHSFITQFSQGYHTWVGERGVNLSGGQRQRLAIARAVANDPRILILDEATSALDSESEALVQEALERVMQNRTVFIIAHRLSSVRRADCILVIEQGQVVEAGTHSSLLSQEGRYARFYAQQLYTDE
- a CDS encoding lipid-A-disaccharide synthase-related protein; the protein is MPSKRILFISNGHGEDNHTSHVIQTLRQLCPSIEMAAMPIVGEGKAYRSLDIPIIGPTQTMPSGGFFYMKRLYLLKDFQSGLIGLTWRQLQAVLQYAPNCDLIMATGDFVSQTFAYLTKRPFVSFISCLSAIYEGQLRINPLLWHDLNSSRCLTVFTRDSYTASDLQRQGIAKAQFGGIPALDRLVPVGKDLYLKPDVPAIALLPGSRMPEAARNFCLQLQLVVEIAKVMPESGFQFRAALVPNLMEQLDDIAKSQGWQLNQGILTYSPPGSSAEESPLVEVRCYSDAFSDILYYSTLVIGMAGLAVDLAVAIGKPIIQIPGEGPQFTYQFAEAQTRLLGISAQTIGTKPATPEILKQAAKRVVETLQDSDYLAKCKENGPERFGPPGASERIARFLLNSLGET